From Nocardioides faecalis:
GTGGTCTGCGAGAGCCAGGCCAGCTTGGCGTCGACGGGGAACTCGAGGGCGTCGACGTCGTCGGGGTGCTCGACCAGGACGGTCTGCTGCGGCGCCTCGCCCGCGGTGCCCTCGACCTCCTCGTGGCCGGCGTGCCCGATCAGCAGGATCGTGTAGCCGTCGGCGGCGAACCGGACCGCCTCGCGGTGCACCTTGGTGACCAGCGGGCAGGTCGCGTCGATCGTCTTGAGGCTGCGTTCGGCGGCCTCGTGGTGCACGGCCGGGGAGACGCCGTGGGCGGAGAACACCACGGTCGCACCGGTCGGCACCTCGTCGAGCTCCTCGACGAAGATCGCGCCGCGGGCCTCGAGGTCGCTCACCACGTGCTTGTTGTGCACGATCTGCTTGCGGACGTAGACCGGGGCGCCATACAGGTCGAGGGCCTGCTCCACGGTGACCACCGCCCGGTCCACTCCGGCACAGTAGCCACGCGGGTCGGCGAGCAGCACCTCCCGCTCGCCCTCCTCGAGCAGTCGCGGGGTGCCCAGGTCGATGGTCGTCATGGCGGCCAGTCTACGGACGCGGCCGCGTGACCACGACTTGACGAGGGACCTCACCAGACACGGCCACGGACCCCGGGTACGACGAAGGCCCACCACCCGTGCGGGTGGTGGGCCTTCGCTGAGCGAGAGGGCTCAGGCCTTGTCGGCCTGGTCCGCCTCGTCGGCGTTGGACTCCGCCTCGGCGGTCTCCACGTCGGTCGCCTCGGTGGACAGCACCTCGGTGTCGCCGGCCTCGTTGGGCGCCTCGACCTCGGCCGGGGCGTCCTCGTCGGCCTTGGTGACCTCGGCGGCGGGAGCGTCCTCGACCGGGGCGGAGGCAGCCGGGGCGGCCTTCGGCGCGGACGGGATGAACTCCTCGGTGACCAGCTCGATCACGGCCATGGGCGCGTTGTCGCCCTGGCGCGGACCGATCTTGGTGATCCGGGTGTAGCCGCCGGGACGGTCGGCGAAGACCGGCGCGATGTCGGCGAACAGGGTGTGCACGACACCCTTGTCCCGGATGACCTTGAGGACCTCGCGGCGCTGGTGCAGCGGGTTCTCACCGGCGTGGGCCTTGCGGGCCTTGGTGATCAGCTTCTCGGCGTAGGGCCGCAGGGTGCGGGCCTTGGCCTCGGTGGTGGTGATCCGGCCGTGCTCGAACAGGGCCGTGGCCAGGTTCGCCAGGATGAGCCGCTGGTGGGCGGCGCTCCCGCCGTGGCGGGGACCCTTCTTGGGCTTGGGCATCTCGTTCTCTCTTTCCTGCCCGGCCGTGTCAGGTACCGGGTGCTAGGTCCGGCCGTGTCAGGTACCGGAAGGTTGATGTCCTTGCGGACGGATCAGAACTGCTCGTCCTCGACGAACGAGCCGTCCTCGTCCTCGTCCTCGGCCATGTTGGCCAGGGCGACGGCGGGGTCGAAGCCCGGGGCGCTGTCCTTGAGCGACAGACCCATCTCGTGCAGCTTGGCCTTGACCTCGTCGATGGACTTCGCACCGAAGTTGCGGATGTCCAGCAGGTCCTGCTCCGAGCGGCTGAGGAGCTCACCCACGGTGTGGATGCCCTCGCGCTTGAGGCAGTTGTAGGAGCGGACGGTCAGCTGCAGGTCCTCGACCGGGAGGGCGAGGTCGGCGGCGAGCTGCTCGTCGACGGGCGAGGGGCCGATGTCGATGCCCTCGGCCTCGACGTTGAGCTCACGGGCCAGGCCGAAGAGCTCGACCAGCGTCTTGCCCGCCGACGCGATGGCGTCGCGGGGCAGGATGGAGGGCTTGGTCTCGACGTCGATGACGAGCTTGTCGAAGTCGGTGCGCTGCTCGACACGGGTGGCCTCGACCTTGTAGGTCACCTTGAGGACCGGGCTGTAGATCGAGTCGACCGGGATCCGGCCGATCTCGTTGTCGGCGCCCTTGTTCTGCACGGCGGAGACGTAGCCGCGGCCACGCTCGACGACGAGCTCGAGCTCGAGCTTGCCGTTGTCGCCCAGGGTGGCGATCTTCAGGTCGGGGTTGTGCACCTCGACGCCGGCCGGGGGCGCGATGTCGGCACCGGTGACGTCGCCGGCACCCGACTTGCGCAGGTACATGGTGACCGGCTCGTCGTGCTCGGAGGACACGACGAGACCCTTGAGGTTCAGGATGATCTCGGTGACGTCCTCCTTGACACCGTCGATCGTCGAGAACTCGTGGAGCACGCCGTCGACCTTGATGCTGGTGACAGCGGCGCCGGGGATGGAGGACAGGAGGGTGCGACGCAGCGAGTTGCCGAGCGTGTAGCCGAAGCCGGGCTCGAGGGGCTCGATGACGAAGCGCGACCGGAACTGGTCGACGGTCTCCTCCGACAGGGTGGGGCGCTGTGCGATGAGCACTGGTTTCGTTCCTTTCCGGGCCGACCGCTATATGAGGACCCAGATGTGGTGCGGAAAAGGAAGAGGTACTGCAGGGGCCGGACACCGGCCCGTGACGCCTCTCGGAGCCACGGGCCAGCACCCGGCTTGGATCACTTCTTGGAGTAGTACTCCACGATCAGCTGCTCCTGGATGGGCAGGTCGATCTGCTCACGCACGGGGACCGAGTGCACGAGGATGCGCATCCGGTTCGGCAGCGCCTCGAGCCAGGCCGGGACGACCCGCTCGCCGTGGGTCTCACGGGCGACGATGAACGGCGTCATCTCGAGCGACTTCTCGCGCACGTCGATGATGTCGTACTGGGTCACCTGGAAGGACGGGATGTCGACCTTCCTGCCGTTGACCAGGAAGTGGCCGTGGCTGACCAGCTGGCGGGCGTGGCGCCGGGTCCGGGCGAAGCCGGCACGGTAGACCACGTTGTCCAGGCGGCACTCCAGGAGCTGGAGCAGGTTGTCGCCGGTCTTGCCCTGGCGACGAGCGGCCTCGACGTAGTAGCGGTGGAACTGCTTCTCGAGAACGCCGTACGTGTAGCGCGCCTTCTGCTTCTCCTGCAGCTGGTTGCGGTACTCGCTCTCCTTGATCCGCGCCCGGCCGTGCTGGCCGGGAGGGTAGGGGCGCTTCTCGAAGGCGGCGTCGCCGCCGACGAGGTCGACGCCGAGACGACGCGACTTCTTGGTCAGGGGTCCGGTGTAACGGGCCATGTCAGTTCTCCTTCAAGTCCGAAATCAGACGCGCCGGCGCTTCGGCGGGCGGCAGCCGTTGTGCGGGGCGGGGGTCACGTCCTGGATGGTGCCGACCTCGAGGCCGATCGCACCCAGCGAGCGGATCGCCGTCTCGCGGCCCGAGCCCGGGCCCTTGACGAAGACGTCGATCTTCTTCATGCCGTGCTCCATCGCCCGACGGCCAGCGGCCTCGGCGGCCATCTGAGCGGCGTACGGGGTGGACTTGCGGGAGCCCTTGAAGCCGACGGTGCCGGCAGAGGCCCACGAGATCACCGCACCGGTCGGGTCGGTGATCGTGACGATCGTGTTGTTGAACGTGCTCTTGATGTGGGCTTCGCCCTGAGCGACGTTCTTCTTCTCCTTGCGGCGCACCTTCTTGGCGCCCGCGCGAGCCTTGGGAGGCATTCGTTATCTCCTTGAGAAAGCTGGTCAGTGGTGAAGGATCAGTGCGACCCGACGGCTCGGCGAGCGAGCCTGTCGAGATCGGTCACTTGGCCTTCTTCTTGCCGGCAACCGTGCGCTTCGGGCCCTTGCGGGTGCGAGCGTTGGTCTTGGTGCGCTGACCGCGGACCGGAAGGCCCATGCGGTGGCGGCGACCCTGGTAGCTGCCGATCTCGATCTTGCGACGGATGTCGGCCTGGACCTCGCGACGGAGGTCACCCTCGATCTTGAAGTTCGCTTCGATCTCGTCGCGGAGCTTGACCAGCTCCTCGTCGCCCAGCTCGTGGACGCGGAGGTTCGGGTTGACCCCGGTGGCCTCCAGCAGCTGCTGGGCGCGGGTACGGCCGATGCCGTAGATGTAGGTGAGTGCGATCTCGATGCGCTTGTCGCGCGGGAGGTCGACTCCGACGAGGCGTGCCATGAAAGGCGTCTCCTTGATGTGCACGGTGGTGTGGTCGTGACGCGTCCGGGACTCGTGCCCAGCTCCGGCCATCCGCTCCGGAGGTGATTCGGCCCCAGCTCGTTGCCGAGCGGCGGGACCTAAGCGATCACGTTGATGAGGTGTTCAGTTGTGGCCCCGGAGGGCAGACGCCGGTCACGGCGCAGGGCGATCAGCCCTGGCGCTGCTTGTGGCGAGGGTTCTCGCAGATGACCATGACTCGGCCGTGGCGACGGATCACCTTGCACTTGTCACAGATCGGCTTCACGCTCGGGTTGACCTTCATGTCAGCCCTTCCTTGCTAGTGGCGGGAAGTGATGCCGGTGGGCGTCACTTGTATCGGTAGACGATCCGTCCCCGGGAGAGGTCATACGGCGAGAGCTCCACCACCACGCGGTCCTCGGGGAGGATCCGGATGTAGTGCTGACGCATCTTTCCGCTGATGTGGGCAAGGACCTTGTGGCCGTTGCTCAGCTCCACGCGGAACATGGCGTTGGGAAGGGCCTCCACGACGGAGCCCTCCATCTCGATGACGCCTTCCTTCTTTGCCATGTCTCACAATCTGCTCGGGTACGGGGATTCATCTACCGCCGGTCCGGGAACCTCTCTCCGCACCGCTGCAAGCAGCGGTTCGAGCGAGTGGACCTCGCGAGGCCGTGCACCACACACGCACCCACGTTGGACCGACACGCCAGTCTATAAGCGCCGGGCGGCCAGAACCCAATCCACGACGTCTCGCCCAGCTCCGGTGGGTGGGCCGGCGACGGGACCGGCGGCTGGGCCGGCGGCTGGGCCGGCAGTTGGGCCTGAGGGCCAGCGCTCAGCCGGCGAGCAGGCTCAGCGTCTGCACCCGACCGGGCGCGGTGCGCGGGTCGGCGCCCTCGTGGGCGCCACCGACCGGGTTGACCATGACCTCGTCGACGCCGTATGTCGCGGCGAGCTCGGCGAGGCGGCGCCGGGCGTCGTCCGGGGCCCCGATCACCCAGCGCCCGCGCATGGCGTCGACCAGGTCCCGGTGGGCCGGAGGCAGGTCGGCGGCGATCTTCTCCGCCTCCTCGACGGTGTGCTGGGCGGTGAGCGGGGCGCCGGTGCGCAGGGTCAGCATCATCAGCAGCTGCGGCAGGGCCTGGCGCTCGGCCTCCTCGGCGGTCTCCGCGACGGAGGCGTTGACGGTGAGGAAGGTGCGCGGCTCGGCGAGCTCGGGCGAGGGCTGGAAGGTGCTGCGGTAGAGAGCGAGCGCCTGCTCGGTGCCGGAGCGGGAGCCGGAGAAGTGGTGCGCGAAGACGTAGGGCAGCCCCTTGGTGGCGGCGAGGCGGGCCGAGTAGTCGGAGGATCCGAGCAGCCACAGCTGCGGCACCGACCGAGCCACCGGGGTCGCCTTGAGGACGTGCTGGCCGCCGCGCAGGGCGATGCCGACGCCGGAGGGCTCCATCATGGCGAGCACGTTGTCGACGTACTCGGGGAAGTGGTTGACCGCGTCCTCGCTGACGCCTCCCCCGCCGTGGCGCAGCGCCCAGCTGGTGACCGGGTCGCTGCCCGGCGCGCGACCGATGCCGAGGTCGATGCGTCCCGGGAACGCGGCCTCGAGCAGCGCGAACTGCTCGGCGACGACCAGCGGGGCGTGGTTGGGCAGCATCACGCCGCCGGATCCGACCCGGATCCGCTCGGTGGCCGAGGCGATGAGGCCGATGAGCAGCGGCGGGTTCGTGGCCGCCACCGCCGGCATGTTGTGGTGCTCGGCGATCCAGTAGCGGTGGTAGCCGAGCCGGTCGGCGGTCCGGGCCAGGGACAGGGACGCGGCCACGGCGTCGGCAGTGGCCTGGTCGCTGCGGACCGGGACGAGGTCGAGCACGGACAGACGAGGCAGGGCGGCGGAAGTCATCGACTGACTCAATGCCGCGCCGGCGCGCCGCATTCCCGGGCTGCGTGCGCAGCGCCGGGGCGCGGCGTCGGGTCAGGCGTCGCCGGTCGCGCTGCGCCGGGTGAGGAAGAGCCCGAGGCCCAGCGTGAAGAGGCACAGCAGGGCGAGGACCATCAGGTCCATCAGGTAGTGCCCGGCACCGGCGAGCGCGATCCAGTCCTCGTCGTCGGTGCCCTTGGTCACCTGGCCGAGGTCCATCGCCGAGGCCGACGCGGCGTAGCTCCACCGCGAGGGCGAGAGCCAGGCGATCTGCTCGAGCACCACCCGTCCGGCGATCTGGAACAGCGCGCCGGACAGCACCAGCTGCACCATGACCACCCCGACCAGGGCCGGCATGGTCTGCTCGGTGCTGGTGACCAGCGCGGAGAGCGCCAGTCCGAGCACCACCATGGTGAACGACAGGGCGGCGATCGCGATCGCGACCCGGAGCGTGCCGAGCTCACCGTCGGCGCCGGGCAGTCCGACGGTGGCCAGGAAGGTGACCACCAGGCCCTGCACGAACGCGGCGGCGCCCAGCACCAGCACCTTGCTGAGGAAGTAGAGGCCGGGTGAGAGCCCGACGGCGTACTCCCGCTGGAAGATGGGCCGCTCCCCCACCAGCTCGCGGACGGCCAGGGCGGTGCCCATCAGGCAGGCGGCGACGATGAGCACCGTGAGCCGCTGCTGCGGCTCCGCTGCCCCCTCGCCGGAGGCGAGCGCGTCGGCCACGGACAGGCCGTCGCTGCCGGGCACCAGCCGGCTCAGCCCGCCCAGGATCAACGGCAGCATCACCAGCATCCCGAGCAGCAGCCGGTCGGCGAGGACCACCGCCAGGTTGCGCTGCACCAGCGTGGAGAGCTGGCGCGTCGCGGACTGCCGCGGCGGTGCGGGCACCTGCGAGGCGTGCGACTGCGCCGGCACCGAGGAGGTGTCGACGGTGTGCTGCGGCGCCGGGATGCGGCGCCACAGGTCGGGCTCGTCCAGCAGGTCGAAGACCTCGGGGTAGCTCGACCGGCCGAAGTGGGCCAGCACGTCCGAGGGCGGACCGAAGTAGGCGATCTTGCCGCCCGGCGCCAGCACCAGGACGTTGTCGCACACGTCGAGCGCGAGCACGGAGTGGGTCACCACCATCACCACCCGGCCGTCGTCGGCCAGGGTCCGCAGCTGCTTCATCACCTCCAGGTCCAGGCCCGGGTCGAGGCCGGACGTCGGCTCGTCGAGGAAGAGCAGCGGCGGGGCGGTGAGCAGCTCGGTGGCGATCGAGACCCGCTTGCGCTGTCCGCCGGAGAGCTGGGTGCCGATCCGGTTGTCCATCCGCTCCACCAGCTGCAGCTGGCGGGCGACCTGGTCGACCCGGCCGTCACGCTCGGCGGCGCCGGTGTCGGGCGGCAGCCGGAGCTGGGCGGCGTACTTCAGGCCCTGACGCACCTTCAGCTGCGGGTGCAGGATGTCCTGCTGCGGCACCAGCCCGATCTGGAACCGGAGCTGGTCGTAGTGCTGGTAGAGGTCGTGGCCCTGCCAGATCACCCGGCCGTGGCTGGCCGGCTTCAGGCCGGTGAGCGCGCCGAGCAACGTCGACTTGCCGGCGCCCGAGGGACCGATCACCGCGGTCAGGCTGCGCGGCTCGAGCTTGAAGGAGATGTTCTCGATCAGCCGCTTGCCGCCCGCCACGACCTGGGTCAGGCCGTCGGCGTAGAGCGTGAACTCGTGCGCGGTGGCCGAGGCGACAAGCTGCTGGCCGTCCCAGCGGAAGGTCTGGTTGCCGAAGATGACCTCGGTGCCCACGACGAGCTGCACGGCGCCGACGACCCGGTGGCCGTTGACGAAGGTGCCGTTGAACGAGCCGAGGTCATGCAGCACCGCCGCGGTGGTGGCGGTCGGCGGGTCGAGGCGGGCGTGCTGCCGGCTGACCAGCGGGTCGTCGAGGACGATGTCGTTGGTCGCCTCCCGCCCGATCGTGAGCGGTCGCCCCGAGAGCAGGTGCTGGGGCAGCACGACGGAGTGGCCGTGCGGCAGCTGGCCCGGCGGCAGGACCCCGACCGGTCGCCAGGCGTCCACCGGTGCCCCGCTGGCCGGGAGCTGCGGCGGCGGCAGGTTGCGCCAGAACTCGCCGCTCTGCTCCGGCGCCGGGGGTGCCTGGGGTACCTGGGGCGCCGGCGTCGCCTGGGGCGCCGGGGGCTGCGGCGACCCGGCTGCGGCGGCCGGCGGGACGGGCTGGGCCGGCTGCGGGGCAAGGGCGGGACGTCCGTGGGCAACGGGCACCAGGCTCACCACCACCGACTCCCCCGCCGGACCGCCCAGGTTCAGGCTGACCGGCGCGCCCCCCAGCGGGACCCGGGTGATCCGCTGCCCGGCGACGAAGGTGCCGTTGCTGCTGGCGTCGATCACCACCCAGGCGCCGTGCTCCCTCTCGAGGAAGGCGTGGTGGCGCGACGCGCGGGCGTCGGTGACCGGTACGTCGCAGTCGAGCTCACGCCCGATGACCACCCGCGGGCCGTCGAAGGTCCGGGTCGAACCGGACCACTGCACCTGAACTCGGTCCACACCAGTCCTCGTGTCGTCTCGGGAGCAATCTGCCGGGACGACCCTAGTGGATCGCACCACCCCCGGCGGGGACTAGTTCCGCGGGTGGCCGCTGCGCTCGGATCCCTCGCCACCGTCCGTGGCGGCGTCCGCATCGTCGGCGTCGGCGTCGGCCGGCGCGACGGCGGTGACCCCGGGGTCGGTCTCGGTGACCGCGGCCTCCTGGGCGGGTGGGCCGCCGGCCCGGTTCGAGGCCCACAGGCTCGCCACCGCGGTGACGACCAGGGTGACGAGGATGACGCCCAGGCTGAACAGCGAGGAGATCTCCGGCGCCGCCTTGACGTGCTCGCCGCCGTTGATGAAGGGCAGCTCGTTGACGTGCAGCGCGTGCAGAACCAGCTTCACCCCGATGAACGCGAGGATGAAGGCCAGGCCGAGCGAGAGGTAGACCAGCTTCTTGAGCAGCCCGCCGAGCAGGAAGTAGAGCTGGCGCAGCCCCATCAGGGCGAACACGTTCGCCGTGAAGACCAGGTACGGCTCCTGGGTGATGCCGAAGATCGCCGGGATCGAGTCCAGCGCGAACAGGATGTCGGTGACGCCGAGGGCGATGATGACGATCACGATCGGCGAGACGAAGCGGACGCCGTTCTCGCGGTACCAGAGCTTGAGGCCGTGGTAGGACTCGCCGACGTTGAGGTGCTTGCGGGCGAACGCGACGATCGCGTTGTCCTCGGGGTGCTCCTCCTCGTCTTCCCCGTACGACTTCACCAGCTTCACCGCCGTGTAGACGAGGAAGGCGCCGAAGAAGTAGAAGACCCAGCTGAAGTTCTCGATCAGGGCGTAGCCGAGCGCGATGAAGATCCCGCGGAAGATCAGCGCCAGCACGATGCCGACCAGCAGCGCCTCCTGCTGGTACTTGCGGGGCACCTTCAGCGCCGCCATCAAGATGATGAAGACGAACAGGTTGTCGATCGACAGCGAGTACTCCGTCAACCAGCCTGTGTAGAAGTCGATGCCGTACTGGTGGCCGTGGTGGAGCCACACGAAGACTCCGAAGGCGAGGGCGGCACCGACGTAGAAGGTGAGCGCGATCGCGCACTCCTTCATGGTCGGCTCGTGCGGGTTGCGTGCGATCACGACGACGTCGAAGAGCAGGACTCCGACGGTGGCAGCGATCGTGATGGCCCACTCGAGGGTGGTCACGTCCATGGATGCAGTCCTCTTCCAGAAGGATCAGGCGGTCGACAGCAGGACCGAGGTCTCTTCCGCCGCGTGCCGCAGGCGGCAGACGACCCACGGGACCGGACCGGACGAGGTCCGGTCGTGATGACGATCCCGCGGCGAAGGAGTACTCCCCTCGAAGCGTGGACCATCATCACACGCAACGAAAGGAGCGCCGGAACCGCCCCGCGTCGTGACACGCCCCGACGGTGCCCGTTCTGGACCGGATCAGCCGTCCGAAACCGCCGCGAGGCATCCTGTAGGTCCGATCAGGG
This genomic window contains:
- the rpsD gene encoding 30S ribosomal protein S4, producing MARYTGPLTKKSRRLGVDLVGGDAAFEKRPYPPGQHGRARIKESEYRNQLQEKQKARYTYGVLEKQFHRYYVEAARRQGKTGDNLLQLLECRLDNVVYRAGFARTRRHARQLVSHGHFLVNGRKVDIPSFQVTQYDIIDVREKSLEMTPFIVARETHGERVVPAWLEALPNRMRILVHSVPVREQIDLPIQEQLIVEYYSKK
- a CDS encoding 4-hydroxy-3-methylbut-2-enyl diphosphate reductase, which produces MTTIDLGTPRLLEEGEREVLLADPRGYCAGVDRAVVTVEQALDLYGAPVYVRKQIVHNKHVVSDLEARGAIFVEELDEVPTGATVVFSAHGVSPAVHHEAAERSLKTIDATCPLVTKVHREAVRFAADGYTILLIGHAGHEEVEGTAGEAPQQTVLVEHPDDVDALEFPVDAKLAWLSQTTLSVDETMETVRRLRAKFPQLEDPPSDDICYATQNRQVAVKEIGAGADLVIVVGSANSSNSVRLVEVALEAGAKASYRIDDVSEMDESWLDGVSNVSVTSGASVPDHLVQQVLGYLAERGYPDARAVQTAEETLAFSLPKELYRDLKAAGRV
- a CDS encoding FHA domain-containing protein, with the translated sequence MDRVQVQWSGSTRTFDGPRVVIGRELDCDVPVTDARASRHHAFLEREHGAWVVIDASSNGTFVAGQRITRVPLGGAPVSLNLGGPAGESVVVSLVPVAHGRPALAPQPAQPVPPAAAAGSPQPPAPQATPAPQVPQAPPAPEQSGEFWRNLPPPQLPASGAPVDAWRPVGVLPPGQLPHGHSVVLPQHLLSGRPLTIGREATNDIVLDDPLVSRQHARLDPPTATTAAVLHDLGSFNGTFVNGHRVVGAVQLVVGTEVIFGNQTFRWDGQQLVASATAHEFTLYADGLTQVVAGGKRLIENISFKLEPRSLTAVIGPSGAGKSTLLGALTGLKPASHGRVIWQGHDLYQHYDQLRFQIGLVPQQDILHPQLKVRQGLKYAAQLRLPPDTGAAERDGRVDQVARQLQLVERMDNRIGTQLSGGQRKRVSIATELLTAPPLLFLDEPTSGLDPGLDLEVMKQLRTLADDGRVVMVVTHSVLALDVCDNVLVLAPGGKIAYFGPPSDVLAHFGRSSYPEVFDLLDEPDLWRRIPAPQHTVDTSSVPAQSHASQVPAPPRQSATRQLSTLVQRNLAVVLADRLLLGMLVMLPLILGGLSRLVPGSDGLSVADALASGEGAAEPQQRLTVLIVAACLMGTALAVRELVGERPIFQREYAVGLSPGLYFLSKVLVLGAAAFVQGLVVTFLATVGLPGADGELGTLRVAIAIAALSFTMVVLGLALSALVTSTEQTMPALVGVVMVQLVLSGALFQIAGRVVLEQIAWLSPSRWSYAASASAMDLGQVTKGTDDEDWIALAGAGHYLMDLMVLALLCLFTLGLGLFLTRRSATGDA
- the rpsM gene encoding 30S ribosomal protein S13, producing the protein MARLVGVDLPRDKRIEIALTYIYGIGRTRAQQLLEATGVNPNLRVHELGDEELVKLRDEIEANFKIEGDLRREVQADIRRKIEIGSYQGRRHRMGLPVRGQRTKTNARTRKGPKRTVAGKKKAK
- the infA gene encoding translation initiation factor IF-1, encoding MAKKEGVIEMEGSVVEALPNAMFRVELSNGHKVLAHISGKMRQHYIRILPEDRVVVELSPYDLSRGRIVYRYK
- the rpmJ gene encoding 50S ribosomal protein L36, translating into MKVNPSVKPICDKCKVIRRHGRVMVICENPRHKQRQG
- a CDS encoding LLM class flavin-dependent oxidoreductase; amino-acid sequence: MTSAALPRLSVLDLVPVRSDQATADAVAASLSLARTADRLGYHRYWIAEHHNMPAVAATNPPLLIGLIASATERIRVGSGGVMLPNHAPLVVAEQFALLEAAFPGRIDLGIGRAPGSDPVTSWALRHGGGGVSEDAVNHFPEYVDNVLAMMEPSGVGIALRGGQHVLKATPVARSVPQLWLLGSSDYSARLAATKGLPYVFAHHFSGSRSGTEQALALYRSTFQPSPELAEPRTFLTVNASVAETAEEAERQALPQLLMMLTLRTGAPLTAQHTVEEAEKIAADLPPAHRDLVDAMRGRWVIGAPDDARRRLAELAATYGVDEVMVNPVGGAHEGADPRTAPGRVQTLSLLAG
- a CDS encoding TerC family protein, with the protein product MDVTTLEWAITIAATVGVLLFDVVVIARNPHEPTMKECAIALTFYVGAALAFGVFVWLHHGHQYGIDFYTGWLTEYSLSIDNLFVFIILMAALKVPRKYQQEALLVGIVLALIFRGIFIALGYALIENFSWVFYFFGAFLVYTAVKLVKSYGEDEEEHPEDNAIVAFARKHLNVGESYHGLKLWYRENGVRFVSPIVIVIIALGVTDILFALDSIPAIFGITQEPYLVFTANVFALMGLRQLYFLLGGLLKKLVYLSLGLAFILAFIGVKLVLHALHVNELPFINGGEHVKAAPEISSLFSLGVILVTLVVTAVASLWASNRAGGPPAQEAAVTETDPGVTAVAPADADADDADAATDGGEGSERSGHPRN
- the rpsK gene encoding 30S ribosomal protein S11, with translation MPPKARAGAKKVRRKEKKNVAQGEAHIKSTFNNTIVTITDPTGAVISWASAGTVGFKGSRKSTPYAAQMAAEAAGRRAMEHGMKKIDVFVKGPGSGRETAIRSLGAIGLEVGTIQDVTPAPHNGCRPPKRRRV
- a CDS encoding DNA-directed RNA polymerase subunit alpha, producing the protein MLIAQRPTLSEETVDQFRSRFVIEPLEPGFGYTLGNSLRRTLLSSIPGAAVTSIKVDGVLHEFSTIDGVKEDVTEIILNLKGLVVSSEHDEPVTMYLRKSGAGDVTGADIAPPAGVEVHNPDLKIATLGDNGKLELELVVERGRGYVSAVQNKGADNEIGRIPVDSIYSPVLKVTYKVEATRVEQRTDFDKLVIDVETKPSILPRDAIASAGKTLVELFGLARELNVEAEGIDIGPSPVDEQLAADLALPVEDLQLTVRSYNCLKREGIHTVGELLSRSEQDLLDIRNFGAKSIDEVKAKLHEMGLSLKDSAPGFDPAVALANMAEDEDEDGSFVEDEQF
- the rplQ gene encoding 50S ribosomal protein L17, whose translation is MPKPKKGPRHGGSAAHQRLILANLATALFEHGRITTTEAKARTLRPYAEKLITKARKAHAGENPLHQRREVLKVIRDKGVVHTLFADIAPVFADRPGGYTRITKIGPRQGDNAPMAVIELVTEEFIPSAPKAAPAASAPVEDAPAAEVTKADEDAPAEVEAPNEAGDTEVLSTEATDVETAEAESNADEADQADKA